The Mixophyes fleayi isolate aMixFle1 chromosome 1, aMixFle1.hap1, whole genome shotgun sequence genome includes a region encoding these proteins:
- the RFC1 gene encoding replication factor C subunit 1 isoform X1, with protein MDIRKFFSVAPVGKKAVNEKDVKKEKNSSSDGVTGRKNSKDKLKSPDSDLKKKQQVNKKKRIIFDSDSEEDTPPVKKSKRPQNASPPLAKPLKIKKPDPVDYVSDTDEDDFASLRKPKKPKENGTSAVSPPTKPHVATTKTNVPAKPKTPERRVCTSAIDFFGADSVKRSTKKLVEIKKEPCRSTDDSTLEDEAIAKQLQLAEDEELERQLHNDEEFARTLAMLDEVPRHKAQKDSDKKQTSSAAKITPAKAEKHLPSARTTSLSYESTIKKEKDIKVENKKASCTQSESSSSLKSKTSPIKTSSKLALMKQKDEAHQKEKEISSPAAKAKVISPKKEVTTPAKTPQKSESSPEDSEKKKANYKAYRNFLNREGPKALGSKQIPQGADNCMEGLTFVITGVLESVERDEAKSLVERYGGKVTGNVSKKTNYLIMGRDGGESKRDKAESLGTKIIDEDGLFHLISTLPGKKSKYVIAAEAEMKTKAKTEKTPDKVVKKPSPTKRKVTPEKRESPKAKKLASGMKAFIEDEKKMSIKREETPSTAKGWDSPPVSGKMETLLWVDKYKPTSIKAVIGQQGEQSCANKLLRWLKAWHQNHSAEDKKPAGKYNKFGGKDDGSSFKAALLSGPPGVGKTTTAVLVCQELDYSYVELNASDTRSKNSMKEVVAESLNNTSIKGFYSGTSKSVSTKHALIMDEVDGMAGNEDRGGVQELITLIKHSKIPIICMCNDRNHQKIRSLANYCFDLRFQRPRVEQIKGAMMSVAFKEGLKIPPPAMNEIILGANQDIRQVLHNLSMWCASSKALTYDEAKSSANNAKKDIKMGPFDVVRKVFSSGEETAHMTLIDKSDLFFHDYSLAPLFVQENYVHVKPAAAGGNMKKHLLLLSKTADSIADGDLVDRAIRSKQTWSLLPTQAIYASVLPGELMRGFMSQFPNFPSWLGKYSSTGKHDRITQELAMHTSLRTRASKRALNLDYLSYMRDKLVWPLTERGTDGVQEVVDLMDTYYLMKEDFDNIMEISSWGGKPSPFSKLDPKVKAAFTRGYNKEAHLTPYSLQMVKASKKDSAPTLDSEYNEEPNNDGALSKEEEDDVGVDAMIKVKKAKTSKPSKAEKKGDDKKPGKAKSKKAK; from the exons ATGAAGACGACTTTGCTAGCTTGAGAAAGCCCAAGAAACCCAAAGAAAATGGAACTTCAGCTGTTTCTCCCCCCACAAAACCTCATGTCGCCACTACCAAAACAAATGTGCCGGCTAAACCAAAAACCCCTGAGAGGCGGGTCTGTACGTCGGCCATAGATTTCTTTGGGGCGGACAGTGTGAAGCGATCTACCAAGAAGCTGGTGGAAATCAAAAAAGAA CCATGTAGAAGCACAGATGACTCTACACTGGAAGATGAAGCTATTGCTAAACAGCTGCAGCTTGCAGAGGATGAAGAG TTGGAAAGACAACTCCACAATGATGAAGAATTTGCACGAACGTTGGCAATGTTGGATGAGGTGCCAAGACATAAG GCCCAGAAAGACAGTGACAAGAAGCAGACCTCTTCAGCAGCTAAAATAACTCCAGCTAAGGCTGAAAAACATCTGCCTTCAG CCAGGACGACAAGCCTATCATATGAATCAACAATCAAGAAGGAAAAGGATATCAAAGTGGAGAACAAAAAGGCTTCATGTACACAATCTGAATCCTCATCTTCACTCAAAAGCAAGACCTCCCCTATAAAGACCAGCTCCAAGCTGGCTCTGATGAAACAGAAGGATGAAGCTCACCAAAAAGAGAAGGAGATATCTAGCCCTGCTGCTAAAGCCAAGGTTATCTCACCAAAGAAGGAAGTGACCACACCAGCAAAAACGCCTCAGAAGTCAGAG TCCAGTCCTGAAGACTCTGAGAAGAAAAAGGCTAATTATAAAGCATATAGGAATTTTCTTAATCGAGAAGGTCCTAAAGCTCTGGGTTCCAAGCAGATACCTCAG GGAGCAGATAACTGCATGGAGGGCTTGACCTTTGTCATCACTGGAGTCTTGGAGTCTGTAGAACGAGACGAGGCCAAGTCATTGGTAGAACGCTATGGGGGCAAAGTAACTGGAAATGTCAGCAAGAAGACCAACTACCTCATCATGGGTCGTGATGGTGGGGAGTCCAAACGTGACAAG GCAGAAAGTTTGGGGACGAAgattattgatgaggatggtcTGTTTCATTTAATTAGCACTTTACCTGGCAAGAAATCAAAATATGTTATAGCGGCAGAAGCGGAG ATGAAAACAAAAGCCAAAACTGAAAAGACCCCGGATAAAGTGGTAAAAAAGCCAAGTCCAACTAAGAGGAAAGTGACTCCAGAGAAGAGAGAGTCACCAAAGGCCAAGAAATTAGCCAGTGGTATGAAAGCGTTCATCGAAGATGAAAAGAAGATGAGCATAAAACGGGAGGAAACCCCGAGCACTGCTAAAGGATGGGATTCACCCCCAGTCAGTGGCAAGATGGAGACTTTACTCTGGGTAGATAAATACAAACCAACATCTATCAAAGCAGTTATAGGACAGCAAGGAGAGCAGAGCTGTGCCAACAAGCTTCTGAGATGGCTGAAAGCCTGGCACCAGAACCATTCTGCCGAGGACAAGAAACCAGCTG GAAAATACAACAAATTTGGGGGCAAGGACGATGGCTCCTCTTTTAAAGCAGCCCTGCTGTCTGGTCCACCAGGGGTTGGTAAAACCACAACGGCTGTGCTGGTGTGCCAG GAGCTTGACTACAGCTATGTGGAGCTAAATGCCAGTGACACTCGCAGCAAGAACAGCATGAAGGAAGTGGTAGCGGAGTCCCTGAATAACACCAGCATTAAAGGATTTTATTCAG GAACCAGCAAGTCGGTAAGCACCAAACATGCGCTGATCATGGATGAAGTGGACGGTATGGCAGGAAATGAGGACAGAGGGGGAGTGCAG GAGTTAATCACTTTGATCAAACATTCAAAGATTCCCATCATCTGCATGTGTAATGACCGGAATCACCAAAAAATCCGATCGCTGGCAAACTACTGCTTCGACCTTCGCTTCCAGAGGCCTAGAGTGGAACAGATTAAG GGTGCCATGATGTCTGTGGCTTTTAAGGAGGGATTAAAGATTCCGCCACCGGCAATGAATGAAATTATTCTTGGGGCTAACCAAGACATTCGGCAG GTGCTACATAATCTCAGTATGTGGTGTGCCAGCAGTAAAGCCTTGACCTATGACGAAGCAAAGAGTAGTGCCAACAATGCCAAAAAGGACATTAAGATG GGTCCTTTTGATGTTGTCCGTAAGGTGTTTAGCAGCGGTGAAGAAACTGCTCACATGACGCTCATAGACAAGTCGGACCTCTTCTTCCATGACTACTCATTGGCGCCTCTCTTTGTTCAGGAAAACTATGTCCATGTAAAGCCAGCTGCTGCGGG CGGGAACATGAAAAAGCATTTACTTCTCCTGAGCAAGACGGCTGACAGTATAGCTGATGGTGACCTGGTAGACAGGGCTATTCGCAGTAAGCAGACCTGGTCTCTCCTGCCTACCCAG GCCATTTatgccagtgtccttcctggggagcTGATGAGGGGTTTCATGTCTCAGTTTCCCAACTTCCCCAGCTGGCTGGGAAAATATTCTTCCACAGGGAAACACGATCGCATCACGCAGGAGCTGGCCATGCACACGTCTCTGAG AACAAGGGCAAGTAAGAGAGCCTTGAACCTGGATTACCTGTCATACATGAGGGACAAGCTGGTGTGGCCACTAACGGAGCGTGGCACGGATGGTGTACAGGAAGTAGTGGATCTAATGGACACCTACTACTTAATGAAGGAAGACTTTGATAACATTATGGAGATCAGCAGCTGGGGAGGAAAACCCAGTCCCTTTTCAAAGCTTGACCCCAAG GTGAAAGCAGCCTTTACACGTGGCTACAACAAGGAAGCCCATCTTACCCCCTACTCTCTACAAATGGTTAAAGCCTCTAAAAAAGACAGCGCCCCAACACTGGACTCTGAGTATAACGAGGAGCCGAATAACGATGGCGCTCTGTCTAAAGAGGAGGAAGATGATGTAGGCGTTGATGCAATGATCAAG GTGAAAAAGGCAAAAACTTCTAAACCTTCCAAAGCTGAAAAGAAAGGTGATGATAAAAAGCCAGGCAAAGCAAAGAGCAAGAAGGCCAAGTGA
- the RFC1 gene encoding replication factor C subunit 1 isoform X2, which translates to MHLSCSFQCHFRVHSGPISALSVLNDPCSLREQCEDSEEDTPPVKKSKRPQNASPPLAKPLKIKKPDPVDYVSDTDEDDFASLRKPKKPKENGTSAVSPPTKPHVATTKTNVPAKPKTPERRVCTSAIDFFGADSVKRSTKKLVEIKKEPCRSTDDSTLEDEAIAKQLQLAEDEELERQLHNDEEFARTLAMLDEVPRHKAQKDSDKKQTSSAAKITPAKAEKHLPSARTTSLSYESTIKKEKDIKVENKKASCTQSESSSSLKSKTSPIKTSSKLALMKQKDEAHQKEKEISSPAAKAKVISPKKEVTTPAKTPQKSESSPEDSEKKKANYKAYRNFLNREGPKALGSKQIPQGADNCMEGLTFVITGVLESVERDEAKSLVERYGGKVTGNVSKKTNYLIMGRDGGESKRDKAESLGTKIIDEDGLFHLISTLPGKKSKYVIAAEAEMKTKAKTEKTPDKVVKKPSPTKRKVTPEKRESPKAKKLASGMKAFIEDEKKMSIKREETPSTAKGWDSPPVSGKMETLLWVDKYKPTSIKAVIGQQGEQSCANKLLRWLKAWHQNHSAEDKKPAGKYNKFGGKDDGSSFKAALLSGPPGVGKTTTAVLVCQELDYSYVELNASDTRSKNSMKEVVAESLNNTSIKGFYSGTSKSVSTKHALIMDEVDGMAGNEDRGGVQELITLIKHSKIPIICMCNDRNHQKIRSLANYCFDLRFQRPRVEQIKGAMMSVAFKEGLKIPPPAMNEIILGANQDIRQVLHNLSMWCASSKALTYDEAKSSANNAKKDIKMGPFDVVRKVFSSGEETAHMTLIDKSDLFFHDYSLAPLFVQENYVHVKPAAAGGNMKKHLLLLSKTADSIADGDLVDRAIRSKQTWSLLPTQAIYASVLPGELMRGFMSQFPNFPSWLGKYSSTGKHDRITQELAMHTSLRTRASKRALNLDYLSYMRDKLVWPLTERGTDGVQEVVDLMDTYYLMKEDFDNIMEISSWGGKPSPFSKLDPKVKAAFTRGYNKEAHLTPYSLQMVKASKKDSAPTLDSEYNEEPNNDGALSKEEEDDVGVDAMIKVKKAKTSKPSKAEKKGDDKKPGKAKSKKAK; encoded by the exons ATGAAGACGACTTTGCTAGCTTGAGAAAGCCCAAGAAACCCAAAGAAAATGGAACTTCAGCTGTTTCTCCCCCCACAAAACCTCATGTCGCCACTACCAAAACAAATGTGCCGGCTAAACCAAAAACCCCTGAGAGGCGGGTCTGTACGTCGGCCATAGATTTCTTTGGGGCGGACAGTGTGAAGCGATCTACCAAGAAGCTGGTGGAAATCAAAAAAGAA CCATGTAGAAGCACAGATGACTCTACACTGGAAGATGAAGCTATTGCTAAACAGCTGCAGCTTGCAGAGGATGAAGAG TTGGAAAGACAACTCCACAATGATGAAGAATTTGCACGAACGTTGGCAATGTTGGATGAGGTGCCAAGACATAAG GCCCAGAAAGACAGTGACAAGAAGCAGACCTCTTCAGCAGCTAAAATAACTCCAGCTAAGGCTGAAAAACATCTGCCTTCAG CCAGGACGACAAGCCTATCATATGAATCAACAATCAAGAAGGAAAAGGATATCAAAGTGGAGAACAAAAAGGCTTCATGTACACAATCTGAATCCTCATCTTCACTCAAAAGCAAGACCTCCCCTATAAAGACCAGCTCCAAGCTGGCTCTGATGAAACAGAAGGATGAAGCTCACCAAAAAGAGAAGGAGATATCTAGCCCTGCTGCTAAAGCCAAGGTTATCTCACCAAAGAAGGAAGTGACCACACCAGCAAAAACGCCTCAGAAGTCAGAG TCCAGTCCTGAAGACTCTGAGAAGAAAAAGGCTAATTATAAAGCATATAGGAATTTTCTTAATCGAGAAGGTCCTAAAGCTCTGGGTTCCAAGCAGATACCTCAG GGAGCAGATAACTGCATGGAGGGCTTGACCTTTGTCATCACTGGAGTCTTGGAGTCTGTAGAACGAGACGAGGCCAAGTCATTGGTAGAACGCTATGGGGGCAAAGTAACTGGAAATGTCAGCAAGAAGACCAACTACCTCATCATGGGTCGTGATGGTGGGGAGTCCAAACGTGACAAG GCAGAAAGTTTGGGGACGAAgattattgatgaggatggtcTGTTTCATTTAATTAGCACTTTACCTGGCAAGAAATCAAAATATGTTATAGCGGCAGAAGCGGAG ATGAAAACAAAAGCCAAAACTGAAAAGACCCCGGATAAAGTGGTAAAAAAGCCAAGTCCAACTAAGAGGAAAGTGACTCCAGAGAAGAGAGAGTCACCAAAGGCCAAGAAATTAGCCAGTGGTATGAAAGCGTTCATCGAAGATGAAAAGAAGATGAGCATAAAACGGGAGGAAACCCCGAGCACTGCTAAAGGATGGGATTCACCCCCAGTCAGTGGCAAGATGGAGACTTTACTCTGGGTAGATAAATACAAACCAACATCTATCAAAGCAGTTATAGGACAGCAAGGAGAGCAGAGCTGTGCCAACAAGCTTCTGAGATGGCTGAAAGCCTGGCACCAGAACCATTCTGCCGAGGACAAGAAACCAGCTG GAAAATACAACAAATTTGGGGGCAAGGACGATGGCTCCTCTTTTAAAGCAGCCCTGCTGTCTGGTCCACCAGGGGTTGGTAAAACCACAACGGCTGTGCTGGTGTGCCAG GAGCTTGACTACAGCTATGTGGAGCTAAATGCCAGTGACACTCGCAGCAAGAACAGCATGAAGGAAGTGGTAGCGGAGTCCCTGAATAACACCAGCATTAAAGGATTTTATTCAG GAACCAGCAAGTCGGTAAGCACCAAACATGCGCTGATCATGGATGAAGTGGACGGTATGGCAGGAAATGAGGACAGAGGGGGAGTGCAG GAGTTAATCACTTTGATCAAACATTCAAAGATTCCCATCATCTGCATGTGTAATGACCGGAATCACCAAAAAATCCGATCGCTGGCAAACTACTGCTTCGACCTTCGCTTCCAGAGGCCTAGAGTGGAACAGATTAAG GGTGCCATGATGTCTGTGGCTTTTAAGGAGGGATTAAAGATTCCGCCACCGGCAATGAATGAAATTATTCTTGGGGCTAACCAAGACATTCGGCAG GTGCTACATAATCTCAGTATGTGGTGTGCCAGCAGTAAAGCCTTGACCTATGACGAAGCAAAGAGTAGTGCCAACAATGCCAAAAAGGACATTAAGATG GGTCCTTTTGATGTTGTCCGTAAGGTGTTTAGCAGCGGTGAAGAAACTGCTCACATGACGCTCATAGACAAGTCGGACCTCTTCTTCCATGACTACTCATTGGCGCCTCTCTTTGTTCAGGAAAACTATGTCCATGTAAAGCCAGCTGCTGCGGG CGGGAACATGAAAAAGCATTTACTTCTCCTGAGCAAGACGGCTGACAGTATAGCTGATGGTGACCTGGTAGACAGGGCTATTCGCAGTAAGCAGACCTGGTCTCTCCTGCCTACCCAG GCCATTTatgccagtgtccttcctggggagcTGATGAGGGGTTTCATGTCTCAGTTTCCCAACTTCCCCAGCTGGCTGGGAAAATATTCTTCCACAGGGAAACACGATCGCATCACGCAGGAGCTGGCCATGCACACGTCTCTGAG AACAAGGGCAAGTAAGAGAGCCTTGAACCTGGATTACCTGTCATACATGAGGGACAAGCTGGTGTGGCCACTAACGGAGCGTGGCACGGATGGTGTACAGGAAGTAGTGGATCTAATGGACACCTACTACTTAATGAAGGAAGACTTTGATAACATTATGGAGATCAGCAGCTGGGGAGGAAAACCCAGTCCCTTTTCAAAGCTTGACCCCAAG GTGAAAGCAGCCTTTACACGTGGCTACAACAAGGAAGCCCATCTTACCCCCTACTCTCTACAAATGGTTAAAGCCTCTAAAAAAGACAGCGCCCCAACACTGGACTCTGAGTATAACGAGGAGCCGAATAACGATGGCGCTCTGTCTAAAGAGGAGGAAGATGATGTAGGCGTTGATGCAATGATCAAG GTGAAAAAGGCAAAAACTTCTAAACCTTCCAAAGCTGAAAAGAAAGGTGATGATAAAAAGCCAGGCAAAGCAAAGAGCAAGAAGGCCAAGTGA